GCCGTAGTGGGGTGAACAGTATCCTCGTCATTTGCGAACTGAATGCGGAAGGAACAGAAGTTACTTCCGATCCGGTGATGGTGTTCGACGGAAATGATGGAAAGAATCATACCGTAGAAGGACCGAAGCTTTATAAACGCAACGGATACTATTATATTTTTGCTCCGGCAGGAGGAGTGGCAACCGGTTGGCAATTGGTACTTCGCTCAAAGAACATCTATGGCCCTTACGAATCGAAAATCGTGATGGCACAAGGAAAGACAACGATAAACGGACCTCATCAGGGAGGCTGGGTAGACACCAATACAGGAGAATCCTGGTTCGTCCATTTTCAAGATAAAGGCGCTTACGGACGTGTGATTCACTTGAATCCGATGACGTGGATAAATGACTGGCCTGTAATCGGAGTGGACAAGGATAAAGATGGTTGCGGTGAACCTGTAACGACTTATAAGAAACCGAATGTGGGAAAGACCTATCCGGTAGCTACTCCGCCGGAGAGTGACGAATTCAATACCCGGCATTTGGGATTACAATGGCAATGGCATGCCAATAAAAAAGACACTTACGGGTTTACTACCGATTGGGGATTTATCCGTCTGTATGCAGGCAGCCTTTCGAAAGAGTTTGTGAACTTTTGGGAAGTTCCTAATCTGTTGATGCAAAAGTTTCCGGCTGAAGAATTTACAGCTACGACCAAGCTGACATTTACTGCCAAGCAGGATGGAGAACAAGCCGGAATCATTGTGATGGGATGGGATTACAGTTATCTTTCTATCCGCAAGGCGGGAGATAAGTTTATTTTGCAACAGGCAATTTGCAAGGATGCGGAACAGCAGAACCCTGAACAGATAAAAGAATTGGCAAATATTCCGGTAAAATATTTGAAGATGCCGGGAGTAGCAGATAATGAATGGCAAACAGTTTATTTAACGTGAGTTCGAAATAAGAATAAATATATTTCGCTGATAATTAGAAACATATCGATAAAAATATTAAATTTATAGTGCTGAATTATAACATTTAAACGATTACCACTATGTTTCCAGAGTCTAAAGTTACAGAGATTTATTGTATGGTCGATGATTTTTGCAAGGAATTTACATTACAACAGGAAAAATACATGATTGAGGATAAGAAGACCAAGCACCGCAACAAACCCAACCGTATGAGTGATGCTGAGATTATGGTTATTCTAATCCTGTTTCACTCCGGTGGTTTCCGTTGTTTCAAGCATTACTACAAGGAATATGTTTGTAAACATCTGAAACACCTTTTTCCGCGTCAGGTTTCCTATAACCGTTTTGTGGAGTTGGAGAAGGAAGTATTGCTTCCCATGACCATCTTCATCAAAAAGGTACTGCTGGGAACCTGCACCGGCATCAGTTTTGTCGACTCCACTCCTTTACGTGTCTGTCGTAATCAAAGAATCCTTATTCATAAAACATTTGAGGGACTTGCCGAGCGTGGAAAATGTTCAATGGGATGGTTCTTCGGATTCAAGCTGCATCTGATAATCAATGACAAGGGTGAGATTCTCAATTTTATGTTCACGTCCGGAAACGTGGATGATCGTGAACCGTTGAAGCAGGGTAAGTTTCTGGAGAACATAAAAGGAAAGCTATGTGCAGACAAGGGGTATATCGGTCAGGCTCTGTTTGAGAACCTCTTCCTTAATGGTATACAACTTGTCACTAAAGTTAAAAACAATATGAAGAATTCACTGATGAGTATTACCGACAAGATTCTGCTCAGAAAAAGAGCCTTGATTGAAACAGTCAATGACGAATTGAAGAACATTGCACAGATAGAACACTCCAGACATCGTTCATTCAATAATTTTGTAGCCAATTCTTTGTCGGCTATAGCAGCATACTGCTTTTTTGAAAAGAAGCCCGCCATTGACATAAACTTTGTCAATGACGGACAACTTACTATCTTTTGATCTTATATCGAACTCACGTTATTTACAGGTAAAGGTTCGGAAAGGAGCCGTTTGTACGTTTGCTTATAGTCTGGACGGGAAGAAATATACGACAGTGGGAGAGTCTTTCACAGCCCGTCAAGGCAAGTGGATTGGAGCTAAAGTAGGAGTGTTTTGCGTAACTCCGAATGAGGGAAATCGTGGATGGGCGGATGTAGACTGGTTCCGGGTGACTAAGTAAGCTGATGGGATGACTAAGTTACTGAATGCTCAAGTGAATGACAAAGAGAAATAAAGATTAAGAATTAACTCGAAGATATCAGATTAAGATGAAAAAGATTGTAGTAGGTTTGGCTGTGATGTTAGGTTTCTGTATGTGCACTCACAAGCCTTCCGGTATATTGGATGTGAATAAGGCATTGGACTATTGTGCAGAGCAGACACAACGTACGCTTGCGGAACTGAAAACAGACTCCGGCATCGACTATACAATGATGCCACGTAATATCATGGCGGACGAACAACACTGGAATTGCCGGAAAGCGACGAAGGAAGAATGGTGTGCCGGTTTCTGGCCCGGAGTATTGTGGTATGATTACGAATATACGAAAGATAAACAGATTCAGGAAGAAGCGGAGAAGTTCACGAATTCACTGGAATTCCTTTCCAAGACTCCGGCTTTCGACCATGACTTGGGCTTCCTCGTGTTCTGTAGCTACGGAAACGGTTATCGCCTGACCAAGAATCCGGCTTACAAACAAGTGATTCTTGATACAGCCGATACGTTGGCTACTCTGTTCAATCCCATCGTAGGAACCATCCTTTCATGGCCTCGTGAAGTGGAACCTCGCAACTGGCCGCACAATACCATCATGGATAACATGATCAACCTCGAAATGCTTTTCTGGGCAGCGAAGAATGGTGGAAATCCTTATTTATATGATATTGCCGTTTCTCATGCCGATAAAACGATGAAATGCCAGTTCCGTCCCGACTATACATCTTACCATGTAGCGGTATACGACACTATTACAGGTGACCTGATAAAAGGAGTAACGCACCAAGGTTATGCTGACAGCACCATGTGGGCGCGTGGTCAGGCATGGGCAATCTATGGATATACTGTAGTCTATCGGGAGACGAAAGATCCTAAGTATCTTGATTTCGCGCAGAAAGTGACAGATGTCTATCTCGAACGCCTGCCGGAAGATAAAGTTCCTTATTGGGATTTCAGTGCCCCGGGAATACCGGATGCTCCGCGTGATGCTTCTGCTGCCGCAGTGGTGGCTTCTGCTTTGCTTGAATTATCCACTTACCTCCCGAATGGAACCGGAAAACGTTATAAAGATGCAGCTATTGAAATACTGACAAGCCTGAACTCTGACAGTTACCAGAGTGGCAAAAGCAAACCGTCATTCCTGCTGCATAGCGTAGGACATTGGCCGGCTCATTCAGAAATAGATGCTTCTATTATTTATGCAGATTATTATTATATCGAAGCTTTGCTGAGGCTGAAACGTTTGCAAGAAGGACACGAGGTATTGGGATAACAAGTATTACCGGGCTTATGAATACGGTCATATATCATTCTCCTCCTTCAGGAAGGAGGAGTACCCGTAGGGGGAGGTGGTAGGTGAATACATAAGTCTATTATCTACAATAAGATAGAAAGAACCTCGTTTATCCTACCACCCCGTCCTTCGGACACCCCTCCTTCGGGAAGGAGGGGAGTTAGAGTTACTAACGACTTTTTAGACAGCCTCTTTTTTACTGGTTAAGGTTAGGTTTATTATTATTTTACCTTGATGATGTCATAATTCAAATTGCTGACAGCTTCTTGCAAGCTATCGTTCACCAAACGAAGAGTGGTGTCATTGATAATCACGAAATACATCGGAGCTTCACCATTCTTCGGAGATAACTTAACTGCTGTCATCGGTTTGTTGTTCACTACCTTCTGTACAGTCTCTTGTTTTCCTTTCGAGGTGAAAATCTTGTTTTGTCCTTGACCTTCAGCATCGAGGTAAGTCATATCTAGTGTGTACACTGTATCTGCATTGTCAGTTGCAGCATTCAAGGTTAGTACATAGTCAATCCCCGGACCATCGGCAGCAGGGAGAGTACCGGTATAGACTTCAGTCAACCGGGTAGTCGGAGTCATAGTAATAGCTATACTGTCTGCTTGTGCCTCTACGGTTTTGTTTGCTTTTGATTGGCATGATGCCAAAGCAGCTACGACTGCTGCTAACATAATTACTTTTTTCATTTTTAAGTGCTTTAAGTTAATATAATTATAGTGAGCTATTGCTCGTTTTTTGCTATCCTATTCCTGTTCCTCGTCCCGTTTGATGACCAGTAGTTTGTCTACTCGTCCGCGGTCCATATCCACCACTTCGAATTGCAGATTTTGGTAGGTGAAGATGTCTCCTGCTTTCGGGATGCGACTGACTAGGAACATGGCCAATCCACCCAGAGTGGTGAAGTCTTCCGATTCCAGATCTTCGTAGGATAGGATACCCATTTCCTCCATGAAGTCGTCGATATTCATTGAAGCTTCCACCAGCATTGAACCATCCTGCCTTGTGACGATTTCTTCTTCTTCCATTTCATCCTCTTCAAGGATGTCTCCGAAGATACTTTCGGTCAGGTCGTGCAGTGTGATAATGCCTTCTGTGCTGCCATACTCGTTAACAACAACTCCGAACTTGTTTTTGTTCTTCTTAAATAGCTCTAAAACTTTATTTGCATATAAACTTTCCGGAATGAAGAGAGGAGGACGTGCAATTTCGCGTAAGTTAAACACCTTTTTATTGCCTACCATCAGGATAATGTCCTTTACGGAAACCACACCGATTATCTCGTCTTTCCGTTCGTCTACCAATAGATATTTACTGTAATGTTCTTCTTCAATAATCTTCATTACCTTTTCCTGTGTATCATCGGGATGAAGGATAATGAGATCTCTACGGTGTGTCATCAGTTCGTTGGCGCGTTTATCAGAGAAGCGGAATACATCACGTATCATTTCCGTTTCCTCTTTGTCAATCACACCTTGTTCCGAACTTTGGTGCAAGATCATTTTGATTTCCTCCTGCGTCATGGGGCGTTCTTCGCTTTTCAGACCGATAAGTTGGTTCAGCAACCGGGTAGAGACGCTTAGCAACCATACAAAAGGATAAGAAACCTTCGTCAGCAGAATCATGACCGGGCTGAACAAAGTGGCGTACCGCTCCGGATTACTAAGAGCAATGGATTTAGGAACCAGCTCTCCGATAATCAGAGAAAGATAGGTGATGATTGCTACGGTAGTAATCATTGCCAGGTTGCGTGCGTATGCTTCTGCGCCCGGAATGAGAGAAAAGAAAGGAATGAGATCGTCGGCAATGGCCACACCACCATACGCACCCGATACGATACCGATCAGTGTGATACCAATCTGAATGGTAGACAAGAACTTTTCCGGTTCTTCCAATTGTTTTAAAACTCCACGGGCTGATTTGTTACCTTTTGCGATAAGTGTTTCAAGACGTGCTTTGCTGGATGATACCAGCGCAATTTCATACATGGCAAAAATGCCATTCAGTACGAGTAAGAAAACGATAATAAGAAATTCCATAAATGGATTAAAATGATTATTGCTTCGAAATTATATAAATAAGAATACTCTCTTTATATATTAACGATAATTGGGTAAAATTGTTTGCTTCGCTATGTCGGTATTTTACAGAACGGAGGAGAATAGGCGGATAAATTAAGAGCCTGTTTAAATTTTCCTGAGATTATGTTAGATAGGCTTTACCGACCTGTTTCTATTCGTCACATAGTCTCCGTCATGCTCCTCACAATAACAGAAAATATACTCGAAAGCAACTCTCAAAACTGTGTCGGGCAAAACTCGGAGCAGGCTCTTAATAACCCACTTTTCATTCATTAATAGAAAAGTTCTCTTTCATTAATTGTAAACTTCTTATTATCAGCATGTAAACTTATTTTTTTGTTAACCGTAATCTATAAACGCAAGCTTCGTTTATAAAAACAAAGGCTTTGATTATAAAAACGAAGCTTGCAATTATATAATCAAAGCTTGCGTTTATAGTTTGCATCGAATGAAAAGAAAGTTTCCTTCCTGTCCGAAGGAACTTTATACTTAATGGGCGGGAAGTTTTCTATTAATAGCCAAGAGCGCAACTGTTAACACCCCTTCCGCCAACTACAGACGGACGCGACAAGAAGAGCCGGGGTAAGTTAAAATATCAGCTATAATATTATGACTGAAGAGAATTTAAACAGGCTCTAAGGCATTTGAATATAGGTTGTATTGATAAATATTCAGGCACGGAATTATACAAAATCCCGTGCCTGATAGTAGTCATACGAAAGTATCGTTTATTATTTCTTGGCGTAGCTGTCTGCTTTGGCTTTTGTACGTTCGATACGTTTTTGAGTGTCCGGATGTGAAGAGAACATTCTTTGTGCATAGGATGCTTTAGGAGCATCTTTTGCAAGTTCGGCCAGTTTAGTCAAGGCATTTGCCATTGCATACGGGTCGATACCGTTTTTTACACAGAATTCAACACCGTAGTCATCGGCTGCATTTTCCTGCTTTTGTGAGAATTGTGCACCGGCAAGAGCTTCTGCCATGGCTCCCAGTTCGGAGTCTGTCAGTTTGGCCACTTTGTCGTTGGCTACACCTGCCGCGTTTTTCACTGCTGATCGCAGGTAGGCATTTTTCATAGCGTCTTTGGAATCGGTGTGAACCACGTGACCGATTTCATGACCTACCACTGCCATTACTTCTTCGTCCGTCATAACATCCATCAGACCGGCACAGATACGTACACTACCGTCACCGCAGGCAAAGGCATTTACGTCTATCACTTCATATACACCGAAGTTCAGTTTCAGTCCGTCCACTTCTTTGATGTGTCCCGTAAGTCTCTCTAACCGTTTGCCATATTCGGTATCAGGTTTTGTCAATGGATTATGGGTATCCATCCATGCCATATATTCCTTACTCATATTGGCAATGTCCGCATCAGATAACGTAACGGCTGATACCACATCTTTACCTGCTTGTAAAGCTTTTCCTAAATTAATCTTCTTGCCGAATTGTGCAGAAGCTGTCATTCCCATGCCTAACAATATGAAGGCAATCATTACAATTTTTCTTTTCATATTCTTTTCTGGTTTGATGTTTTATGTATAACGTTAATGAATTCTAATGGCTGACGACTGTTTTTCTCAATCGCCGTTCCTTTTATTTGATGTACAGGCTGTGTCTGTAACAGGGAAAGCAGAATGTTAGAAAATAATAGCAACGTCAACAGTTTTTTCATGTGATTGCAAATTGTCACCGCAAAAGTACAAATAAAGTATTAAATAGTGATACCTTCCGTGAATAAAAATAGAAGCACTTCTGATTTGGTTCGTTTTACCTATTGATAAAGTTGGTCGGATTTTGTTTCACATTTCATTTTTATATCTTATTTTTGTGGGACATATTAAACCAGATTCCTTATGAAGACTGTAAAATTGATAACCTGTAATGATGCGATGAAGGCACATATTCTTCAGGGCGCATTGGAGAATGAAGGCATTGAATCTATTCTGCACAATGAGAATTTCTCGACTTTGTATAAAAGTTACGTGAGTAGTATAGCGGGGGTAGATATATTGGTGGCAGAAGAAGACTACGAAAATGCTGTCCAAGTGTTGAAGGATAACGACAGTTGGCCGGAAGAGTTGACGCTTTGTCCGTACTGCGGTTCATCGGACATCCGGTTGGTCTTGAAAAAAGGAAAGCGCTGGCGTGCCATGGGGGCTGCTATCATTTCTGCATTGATGGTCATTCCCCCGGGAGACAACCATTGGAACTATACCTGTAAACAGTGTCATAAAACCTTTGAAATGCCGGTTTCTAAATTTAATCCTACTGCAGAGATAGAGGAATAACTATGTCTAAATTATTATAATACACAATGAAAAAGAAAAAACTTCTATTAATTGCTCTTCTTTTAATTGGGGTAGCTTCGTCATTTGCTGCCAAAGTAGATACCTTATTAATAAAAAGCCCTTCCATGAATAAGGACGTAAAAGTGATCGTTGTTACGCCGGATGCTGCATTAGGAAAGAAAGCGGTGGCTTGTCCTACTATTTATCTGTTGCACGGTTATGGTGGAAATGCTAAAACATGGATTGGCATTAAACCGAATCTTCCCCAAATTGCGGACGAAAAAGGAATCATATTCGTTTGTCCGGACGGAAAGAATAGCTGGTACTGGGATAGTCCGGTCAACCCGTCTTTCCGCTATGAAACTTTTATTTCATCGGAACTGGTGAAGTATATCGACAAACATTACAAGACCATTGCCGACCGCAAGGGACGTGCCATCACCGGATTAAGTATGGGTGGACACGGAGCGATGTGGAATGCAATTCGTCATAAAGATACATTTGGCGCTGGTGGAAGTACGAGTGGAGGGATGGATATTCGTCCGTTCCCGAAAAACTGGGACATGGCTAAACAGTTGGGAGAATATGAATCGAATAAGGAGGTGTGGGATAATCACACCGTTATCAACCTGATTGATAAGATAGAGAATGGCGATTTGGCTATCATTGTCGATTGTGGAGAAGGCGATTTCTTCCTGAATGTGAACAAGGATTTGCATAACCGCCTGTTGGAAAGAAAGATTGATCATGATTTTATTACCCGCCCGGGAGCGCATAATGGACAGTATTGGAATAACTCCATTGATTATCAGATTCTGTTCTTTGATAAGTTTTTCAAGAAATAAAACTAGGAATACTTGACTTTGGCTTTTCAATGTTGTATCTTTGTACAGAATCATAAAATAGATTGAGATTAAACTACGATAAAAGGAGGGAGCGGAAGCTTTCTCCTTTTTTGTTGTATTCTTGGAAGTCGTGAGTTTTATCCCGGCTTATAAGAGGGATGAGACTAGGGATTAACGTGTTTTATACCGCAGCTTTATAAAAATTAGACGGCGTGTTACGACTCATTAAACGCCGCGTTAGGAAACGTTAGCGCCTTTGTTAGGTAAAATAAGCACCTTTGTTTCGGAATAAACAAAGGTGAGGTATGAAAAATGCCTTTATAGGTTAAGAATCTATAATTCTGCTCTTGACAGAAATAGAATGATTGAGGCTACATAACTCATTCTTTCTTATTTTAATCGTAATCCGTTACTATTAAAACGTCTGCTTGCCGGACTTATTACGCTTTTCTCTATCTTGAATTGCGTTTTGGTCGTCTCTTCTGTTTCCTCGTCCTTTGGTGGATAAGTTCCGTCAATAACACCGATGGCTACTTTTAACATTCTTTCGTTAGGATCACCGAATGGCAGAAACTCACTGTAATTAGTAACTCCACCAATAGTCGTTTCACTGATTTTAAGATCTGTTGCAGGGGAGATAGCTCCTCCGGCATCGTAGTTTGAATCATAAACAGTGCAGACTACCGGATTGATTGACCACAGAAATTCTTCATTAATGAATTGTTCTGTTGCTACATTTTGTCCTTTGGTAACACCACCGATAGTTACAACAGGATAGCTGTCTTTCAGTGAAAGACTCCTGATTAACATTTCCGGTGCTCCGGCTGTTGTATTGCTTGTGATGGCAAGCAGGGCGGGCAGGTCTAAATTAACACCACTTTTTAGTATCTCACTATCAAAGTTGATGGCAGCATCCTTGTCCCTGTTTTTATCGTTATATTCCAGATAGGCCATCGGCTTATTTAATCGTACTTCTGAGGTCAGGATTGTACCTAATAACTGAACGCAATCCAATGAACCACCGGAGTTGTAACGTAGGTCAAGTATAACATATTTCACGCCTGCTGTCTTGAACTCTTGTGAGATTTGTCGCAGTTCGTTATTATACTTGTCTGGATCACTGTTGGTTCCGGCAGTGAAGCTATTGTACATCAGATACCCTACTTTGATATCTCTATTGTTTTCTTTTACCGTAAGTATTTTGGTCTTATGTATCGGATTGTCCTCAACGGATTGTGCGGCAGGTAGTTTTAATGTTATATCATTAGGTACTACCTTGTATACAAATTCTTCTTCTCCTTCTTCTTCCCCTTCTTCCGGTTCAACAGGAACTTCTTTCCATACTCCCATCACCAAATCCCGGGCTTTGGTTCCCTGTAGCAATTGAGTCTCATATTTCTTGCTGATGTAAGAAGTATCGACTTTCATAATCCAGGCTCCACGTTCCAGTCCGGCTACTTCTGCTGGTGAACCGGGAATGACGTAAGTAATTAATGCATTGTAGGCAGTATCAATGTCCGGGTTGCGAACCAGTGAATAGTCGAATCCATAAGTAGGCAGCGGAGTCTCTATCACAGAATCCACAAACGAATAACTGTCGCTTTTCGATTTCACTTTAGACAAGAACGAGGCAGGATCCAAAAACAGATTCACATCATCGTAGGAGGGTAGATCTTGATACCACAGATAGTTCTGTTGCATAATGTCCAGCATCCATGTATCCAGTGCAGTTTGATGGGCATACTCTGGCCAGCGGTCGACGCCACAGGAGAAGAAACCACTGATAGATACGAGGATCAGGGCAGGTATGAGGATTATCTTTCTTAATTTCGTCATCATAAAAGGCTTTTTTACTGTGCAAATGTAGGAAATACTTTGCTTATCTACCACATTTATGGTATAAAAATGCCTTCAATGTGTGATTGGGTGTTAGAGAATCTTGCCTTATCTTTGTGACATTAAAGTTTTCGATAGATATTAGCTAAAATATAGAAAGTTATTAATAGATGGATTATTATTCATGGAGATAGCTGCATTATTATCAGGAGGTGTCGACAGTGCGGTTGTTGTACATCTCCTTTGTGAGCAAGGATATAAGCCTACTCTTTTTTACATTAAGATAGGTATGGACGGAGCGGAATATATGGACTGTTCGGCAGAGGAGGATATTGAATTATCTACTGCTACAGCACGTAAATATGGTTTGTCTTTGGAAGTGGTAGACCTGCATCAGGAGTATTGGGAGAATGTAGCAGCGTATGCCATTGATAAAGTCCGGCAGGGGTTGACACCGAATCCGGACGTGATGTGTAATAAGCTTATCAAATTCGGCTGCTTTGAACGGCGTGTCGGGAAAGATTTTGATTTTACAGCAACCGGTCATTACGCTACCATCTTGCAGCGTAATGGTAAAACTTGGCTGGGCACGGCAAAAGATCCCGTGAAAGATCAGACAGACTTTCTTGCCCAGATTGATTATCTGCAAGTTTCCAAACTCATGTTTCCCATTGGAGGGTTGATGAAGCAGGAAGTACGTGAGATTGCAAACCGTGCCGGATTACCTAGTGCCAAAAGGAAAGACAGTCAGGGGATTTGTTTTCTTGGAAAGATAAACTACAATGATTTCGTTCGTCGTTTTTTAGGAGAAAAGGAAGGGGCGATTGTTGAATTGGAAACCGGAAAGAAAGTGGGTACGCATCGGGGCTATTGGTTCCACACAATTGGTCAGCGGAAAGGGCTCGGATTGAGTGGTGGTCCCTGGTTTGTAGTCAAGAAGGATATTGAGGAAAATACCATCTACGTATCTCGTGGATATGGCGTAGAGACGCAATATGGTAATGAGTTCCGGATGCATGATTTCCATTTCATTACTGATAATCCCTGGAAAGATCAGGAGAAGGAGATAGACATTACTTTTAAGATTCGTCATACTCCCGGATTTACAAAAGGAAAACTGATACAGGAAGGGGAAAAGCAGTTTCACATCTTGTCGTCCGAAAAGTTGCAAGGCATTGCTCCGGGACAGTTTGGGGTGATTTATGATGAAGAAGCAAAAGTTTGTGTGGGGAGCGGTGAAATCATCCGTTAAATAGTTTATTTTGATTGGTGAAGATTGGATAATCAGGAGATTTTTCACTACTTTTGTTTCGTAGAATATAAATAAAGGAGGATTGCTTATGACAACGATGGAATTGAAAAGTCTGAAAATGGACTTGGTGGAGGAACTCCTGAGTTTGAATGACAAAGAGATGCTCAATCGAGTGAAGAACTATTTGAAACGACTGAAAAAAATGGAAGCTGAAAAAGAAGAGGAAGAAATCACGAAAGAAGAAGTTCTAGCAGGGATTGACGCCGGACTGAAAGAAGTAAAACTTTCAATGGAAGGTAAGTTGGAGGTAAAGACTGCAAGAGAGTTCATTAATGAATTATGAAATTATAGTTAAGCCGACATTTCAGCGGGAGGCTAAAAGGCTGGCGAAACACTATTCCTCTTTTAAGGAGGATTTTGTTTCATTGATTGATGATTTAGAACAGAATCCTTTGCTAGGGACGGACTTGGGACATGGGCTGCGCAAAGTTCGTATGAAAATTACTTCAAAAGGAAAAGGCAAAAGTGGAGGAGCAAGGGTTATAACATTTACGTTAGTTGTTTCTCAACAAGATGCAGTTTTGAATCTTCTCTATATTTATGATAAAGCAGATAGAGCGTCTATATCGGAAAAGGAAATAGAACAACTTCTGAAACAGAATGGATTGAAATAGAATAGAGAAAGGTACTGTTCACTAATTTGTGTTAATAGGATGTGTAGGGTAATTCTGATAAGGCAGCCCCTCAGATGTAATATTCCGCTAAATCCACAATCCCAGCCCTCATCGCATATTTAGTAGCTTCATGTACATTATTTACTCCCAATTTACGAAAGATATTCTTACGATGACTGTTTATCGTATGGAAACTAAGATTTTTCTCTGCTGCAATCTCTTTCGTCGTTTTCCCCAATGCAATTTCTTTTAGGATATTCTTCTCCGTTTGTGTCAGCAGATGGTCGTCTATGCTTGAGGCAGCCAGCGGAGAAGAAGCGCCTGAAAGCAGCAGATTGCTGACATGATTGCAAATATACCGTTGTTTGCGGGTGGCACATTGAATGGCAGTCATGATTTCTTCTTTCGAGTTATCTTTCATTACCACCCCGAAAGCCATACTGCTGAACAGTACCTGGCGGAGAAAGTTCAGGCTAA
The Bacteroides caecimuris DNA segment above includes these coding regions:
- a CDS encoding IS982 family transposase, producing the protein MFPESKVTEIYCMVDDFCKEFTLQQEKYMIEDKKTKHRNKPNRMSDAEIMVILILFHSGGFRCFKHYYKEYVCKHLKHLFPRQVSYNRFVELEKEVLLPMTIFIKKVLLGTCTGISFVDSTPLRVCRNQRILIHKTFEGLAERGKCSMGWFFGFKLHLIINDKGEILNFMFTSGNVDDREPLKQGKFLENIKGKLCADKGYIGQALFENLFLNGIQLVTKVKNNMKNSLMSITDKILLRKRALIETVNDELKNIAQIEHSRHRSFNNFVANSLSAIAAYCFFEKKPAIDINFVNDGQLTIF
- a CDS encoding glycoside hydrolase family 88 protein, which translates into the protein MKKIVVGLAVMLGFCMCTHKPSGILDVNKALDYCAEQTQRTLAELKTDSGIDYTMMPRNIMADEQHWNCRKATKEEWCAGFWPGVLWYDYEYTKDKQIQEEAEKFTNSLEFLSKTPAFDHDLGFLVFCSYGNGYRLTKNPAYKQVILDTADTLATLFNPIVGTILSWPREVEPRNWPHNTIMDNMINLEMLFWAAKNGGNPYLYDIAVSHADKTMKCQFRPDYTSYHVAVYDTITGDLIKGVTHQGYADSTMWARGQAWAIYGYTVVYRETKDPKYLDFAQKVTDVYLERLPEDKVPYWDFSAPGIPDAPRDASAAAVVASALLELSTYLPNGTGKRYKDAAIEILTSLNSDSYQSGKSKPSFLLHSVGHWPAHSEIDASIIYADYYYIEALLRLKRLQEGHEVLG
- a CDS encoding copper resistance protein NlpE N-terminal domain-containing protein, with amino-acid sequence MKKVIMLAAVVAALASCQSKANKTVEAQADSIAITMTPTTRLTEVYTGTLPAADGPGIDYVLTLNAATDNADTVYTLDMTYLDAEGQGQNKIFTSKGKQETVQKVVNNKPMTAVKLSPKNGEAPMYFVIINDTTLRLVNDSLQEAVSNLNYDIIKVK
- a CDS encoding hemolysin family protein, which encodes MEFLIIVFLLVLNGIFAMYEIALVSSSKARLETLIAKGNKSARGVLKQLEEPEKFLSTIQIGITLIGIVSGAYGGVAIADDLIPFFSLIPGAEAYARNLAMITTVAIITYLSLIIGELVPKSIALSNPERYATLFSPVMILLTKVSYPFVWLLSVSTRLLNQLIGLKSEERPMTQEEIKMILHQSSEQGVIDKEETEMIRDVFRFSDKRANELMTHRRDLIILHPDDTQEKVMKIIEEEHYSKYLLVDERKDEIIGVVSVKDIILMVGNKKVFNLREIARPPLFIPESLYANKVLELFKKNKNKFGVVVNEYGSTEGIITLHDLTESIFGDILEEDEMEEEEIVTRQDGSMLVEASMNIDDFMEEMGILSYEDLESEDFTTLGGLAMFLVSRIPKAGDIFTYQNLQFEVVDMDRGRVDKLLVIKRDEEQE
- a CDS encoding M48 family metallopeptidase, coding for MKRKIVMIAFILLGMGMTASAQFGKKINLGKALQAGKDVVSAVTLSDADIANMSKEYMAWMDTHNPLTKPDTEYGKRLERLTGHIKEVDGLKLNFGVYEVIDVNAFACGDGSVRICAGLMDVMTDEEVMAVVGHEIGHVVHTDSKDAMKNAYLRSAVKNAAGVANDKVAKLTDSELGAMAEALAGAQFSQKQENAADDYGVEFCVKNGIDPYAMANALTKLAELAKDAPKASYAQRMFSSHPDTQKRIERTKAKADSYAKK
- a CDS encoding DUF2007 domain-containing protein, coding for MKTVKLITCNDAMKAHILQGALENEGIESILHNENFSTLYKSYVSSIAGVDILVAEEDYENAVQVLKDNDSWPEELTLCPYCGSSDIRLVLKKGKRWRAMGAAIISALMVIPPGDNHWNYTCKQCHKTFEMPVSKFNPTAEIEE
- a CDS encoding alpha/beta hydrolase is translated as MKKKKLLLIALLLIGVASSFAAKVDTLLIKSPSMNKDVKVIVVTPDAALGKKAVACPTIYLLHGYGGNAKTWIGIKPNLPQIADEKGIIFVCPDGKNSWYWDSPVNPSFRYETFISSELVKYIDKHYKTIADRKGRAITGLSMGGHGAMWNAIRHKDTFGAGGSTSGGMDIRPFPKNWDMAKQLGEYESNKEVWDNHTVINLIDKIENGDLAIIVDCGEGDFFLNVNKDLHNRLLERKIDHDFITRPGAHNGQYWNNSIDYQILFFDKFFKK
- a CDS encoding S41 family peptidase codes for the protein MMTKLRKIILIPALILVSISGFFSCGVDRWPEYAHQTALDTWMLDIMQQNYLWYQDLPSYDDVNLFLDPASFLSKVKSKSDSYSFVDSVIETPLPTYGFDYSLVRNPDIDTAYNALITYVIPGSPAEVAGLERGAWIMKVDTSYISKKYETQLLQGTKARDLVMGVWKEVPVEPEEGEEEGEEEFVYKVVPNDITLKLPAAQSVEDNPIHKTKILTVKENNRDIKVGYLMYNSFTAGTNSDPDKYNNELRQISQEFKTAGVKYVILDLRYNSGGSLDCVQLLGTILTSEVRLNKPMAYLEYNDKNRDKDAAINFDSEILKSGVNLDLPALLAITSNTTAGAPEMLIRSLSLKDSYPVVTIGGVTKGQNVATEQFINEEFLWSINPVVCTVYDSNYDAGGAISPATDLKISETTIGGVTNYSEFLPFGDPNERMLKVAIGVIDGTYPPKDEETEETTKTQFKIEKSVISPASRRFNSNGLRLK